A section of the Quatrionicoccus australiensis genome encodes:
- a CDS encoding efflux RND transporter periplasmic adaptor subunit, with translation MPLTTQMPHSIAKPLLLPLLVSTALTLAACSGGEAPKGGPGMGPLPVTVLEMQPRSVPNALEVVAQTEGAKEAEVRARVGGILVKQLYQEGQIVKAGQPLFQIDRSTYEIAHVEAKTKADQTARELARMKKLIDAQAISRKDFDDANSANELAQAALRQAELNLSWTTVTAPVEGVTGRAAKSVGNLITVGSDSLLTSVYQSDPMWVRFSVSESEAAKLPGGRLTAKTVTGVELVMPDGSTYPIKGKLNFMASTIDPTLGTQQLRAEFANKDNTLLPGQFVRVRLLAGEREDVFVVPQSAVLQTEQGNLVMTADGENKVAPRPIKTGDWYGKDWVVLGGLKAGDKVIVDNLMKLKPGAPVAPHGPGEKPGAPAAGGAPAAAPAAAPAKEGAAPAAAKEAAPAPAKQG, from the coding sequence ATGCCCCTCACCACCCAAATGCCGCACAGCATTGCCAAGCCCCTGCTGCTTCCGCTGCTTGTCAGCACCGCCCTGACGCTGGCCGCCTGCTCCGGCGGCGAAGCCCCAAAGGGTGGACCGGGCATGGGGCCGCTGCCGGTTACCGTGCTGGAAATGCAGCCGCGCTCGGTGCCGAACGCACTGGAAGTGGTCGCTCAGACCGAAGGCGCCAAGGAGGCTGAAGTGCGTGCCCGCGTCGGCGGCATCCTGGTCAAGCAGTTGTATCAGGAAGGCCAGATCGTCAAGGCCGGCCAGCCGCTGTTCCAGATCGACCGCTCGACCTATGAAATCGCCCATGTCGAAGCCAAGACCAAGGCCGACCAGACCGCCCGCGAACTCGCGCGCATGAAGAAACTGATCGATGCCCAGGCGATCAGCCGCAAGGACTTCGACGATGCCAACAGCGCCAATGAACTGGCCCAGGCTGCACTGCGCCAGGCCGAACTGAATCTTTCCTGGACGACGGTCACGGCGCCGGTCGAAGGCGTTACCGGGCGGGCCGCCAAGTCGGTCGGCAACCTGATCACGGTCGGCAGCGACAGCCTGCTCACCTCGGTTTACCAGAGCGATCCGATGTGGGTGCGCTTCAGCGTTTCCGAAAGCGAAGCCGCCAAGCTGCCCGGTGGTCGCCTGACTGCCAAGACGGTGACCGGCGTCGAACTGGTCATGCCGGACGGCAGCACCTATCCGATCAAGGGCAAGCTCAATTTCATGGCCAGCACGATCGACCCGACACTCGGTACCCAGCAGTTGCGGGCCGAATTTGCCAACAAGGACAACACCCTGCTGCCCGGCCAGTTCGTACGTGTCCGCCTGCTTGCCGGCGAACGTGAAGATGTCTTCGTCGTGCCGCAGAGCGCCGTACTGCAAACCGAGCAGGGCAACCTGGTAATGACCGCCGACGGCGAGAACAAGGTGGCGCCGCGTCCGATCAAGACCGGCGACTGGTACGGCAAGGACTGGGTCGTGCTGGGCGGCCTCAAGGCTGGCGACAAGGTCATCGTCGACAACCTGATGAAGCTCAAGCCGGGCGCTCCGGTTGCGCCGCACGGCCCGGGCGAGAAGCCGGGCGCCCCGGCCGCCGGCGGCGCGCCCGCCGCTGCCCCCGCTGCCGCCCCCGCCAAGGAAGGCGCCGCCCCCGCAGCGGCCAAGGAAGCCGCGCCGGCTCCCGCCAAGCAAGGTTAA
- a CDS encoding ProQ/FINO family protein, which yields MNTATATPDVVPGLSPRALLKKLQADFPVFRDSQPLAIGIDKQLLARLPDLERKTLRVALGIHTNSLRYLKVMEKATVRFDLDGNTADEVTDAHRAHALEAIRERLKKEADKRRAEKEAAAVEHAAAEAERQRTEKMGQLLAKFGRNS from the coding sequence ATGAACACCGCTACCGCCACACCCGACGTCGTCCCCGGCCTGAGCCCGCGTGCCCTGCTCAAGAAATTGCAGGCCGACTTCCCGGTTTTCCGCGACAGCCAGCCTCTGGCCATCGGCATCGACAAGCAATTGCTGGCCCGACTGCCCGACCTCGAACGCAAGACCCTGCGTGTCGCCCTCGGCATTCACACCAACTCGCTGCGCTACCTCAAGGTCATGGAAAAAGCGACGGTTCGCTTCGATCTCGATGGCAACACCGCAGATGAAGTCACCGACGCCCATCGCGCCCACGCCCTCGAAGCCATCCGCGAACGCCTGAAGAAGGAAGCCGACAAACGCCGTGCCGAAAAGGAAGCCGCCGCAGTCGAACACGCAGCAGCGGAAGCCGAACGTCAGCGCACGGAGAAAATGGGCCAGTTGCTCGCCAAGTTCGGGCGCAATAGCTGA
- a CDS encoding autotransporter outer membrane beta-barrel domain-containing protein: MRHPELKLLAVIISGCSLLASESALADTVSSISSWSDTTTTRFATPLTSDSANTNFTGYSGTAVPYAMGTFYVGSTGLFNATLNIDGVSKGLQIIQGTFAPNASADPTTALSKFIYGIQSTKDKNTGITPPSITIQNVNLISGQQYTYLQLFQGFTSGTDALFALSGTGCISLGTSNLCAPQYSRLTSPSTLATTSRSSMLAAFTQIGERLDTLRYGAANKHSAKLESPAQDSGEGTKTGLWIKFYGTRDQQTAKDAQAGYKGDGWGSIIGIDRELAPGLMAGIALAYSDTGISYQNELAGNSNSVRSTQISAYGSRNFGAYFIEGVAAYAQQKYDNRRDTILNGYAYGNFAGEQWGARLNGGLPLPLSANTVITPQLRLEWNWIRQDGYKESGGNALAVSVGGNSIERMRAGIGVQLEHSTTIAGINARPYGKLFWQHDFRNRGIDAHVSFADGSSSFVTPGPTLDRNTLAVGIGISFFNRKNFTSSLGYHLTTGESYSTQTAQASAHWAF, encoded by the coding sequence ATGCGCCACCCCGAACTCAAGCTCCTGGCCGTGATCATCTCGGGATGCAGCCTTTTAGCAAGCGAATCGGCCCTCGCCGACACAGTCAGCAGCATTTCGAGTTGGAGCGATACAACTACGACCCGATTTGCCACACCGCTAACCTCCGACTCGGCCAACACCAACTTTACCGGCTATTCCGGAACTGCCGTGCCTTACGCTATGGGCACGTTTTATGTCGGCAGTACCGGCCTTTTTAACGCAACGCTCAATATTGATGGCGTATCGAAAGGCCTCCAGATCATCCAGGGAACCTTTGCTCCCAACGCAAGCGCCGATCCAACGACGGCGTTATCCAAGTTCATCTACGGCATCCAGTCGACGAAGGATAAGAACACCGGCATCACCCCCCCAAGCATTACAATCCAGAACGTCAACCTGATCAGCGGACAGCAATACACCTACTTGCAACTGTTTCAGGGATTCACCAGCGGCACGGATGCACTGTTCGCGCTCAGCGGCACGGGCTGCATCAGTCTGGGAACCAGCAACCTGTGCGCACCGCAATACTCCCGCCTGACCAGCCCGTCAACGCTGGCCACAACCAGTCGGAGCAGCATGCTGGCTGCTTTCACGCAGATCGGAGAGCGTTTGGACACCCTTCGTTACGGCGCGGCAAACAAGCACTCGGCCAAGCTCGAAAGCCCGGCACAGGATAGCGGGGAAGGCACCAAAACCGGCTTGTGGATAAAGTTCTACGGGACCCGAGACCAGCAGACGGCAAAGGACGCTCAAGCGGGCTACAAAGGTGACGGCTGGGGAAGCATCATCGGCATCGACCGCGAGTTAGCACCCGGACTCATGGCCGGCATCGCCCTCGCCTATTCGGACACCGGCATTTCTTACCAGAACGAACTGGCCGGCAACAGCAACTCGGTCAGAAGCACTCAAATTTCCGCGTACGGCAGCAGAAACTTCGGCGCCTACTTCATTGAAGGGGTCGCCGCCTACGCGCAGCAGAAGTACGACAACCGCCGCGATACCATACTCAACGGCTACGCCTATGGCAATTTCGCCGGCGAGCAATGGGGCGCGCGTCTCAATGGCGGCCTGCCGCTACCGCTGTCAGCCAATACCGTCATCACCCCCCAACTCCGCCTTGAATGGAACTGGATCAGACAGGACGGCTACAAGGAGAGCGGCGGCAACGCTCTCGCCGTCAGCGTTGGCGGAAACAGCATCGAGCGCATGCGAGCAGGCATCGGGGTCCAGCTTGAACACAGCACAACAATCGCCGGCATCAATGCCCGCCCCTATGGCAAGTTGTTCTGGCAGCACGACTTTCGCAATCGCGGAATCGATGCCCATGTCAGCTTCGCGGACGGCAGTTCCAGCTTTGTCACCCCCGGTCCGACGCTTGATCGCAACACCCTGGCCGTCGGCATCGGCATCAGCTTCTTTAACCGGAAGAACTTCACGTCTAGCCTCGGCTACCACCTGACCACCGGCGAGTCTTACTCGACGCAAACAGCCCAGGCCAGCGCCCACTGGGCTTTCTAG
- the alaS gene encoding alanine--tRNA ligase, whose product MKSSEIRQQFLDFFASKGHQIVSSSSLVPHEDPTLLFTNAGMNQFKDVFLGFDKRPYTRATTSQKCVRAGGKHNDLENVGYTARHHTFFEMLGNFSFGDYFKRDAIKYAWELLTEVYKLPKDKLTVTVYAEDDEAYDIWTKEIGVPVERVIRIGDNKGARYASDNFWMMGDTGPCGPCTEIFYDHGEKHWGGPPGSPEEDGDRFIEIWNNVFMQFNRDEAGVMHPLPKPSVDTGMGLERISAVLQGVHANYEIDLFQSLIKAAARETSDADMDSPSLKVLADHIRACSFLLADGVIPGNEGRGYVLRRIIRRAIRHGYKLGARAAFFHKMVPDLVAEMGMAYPELGQNQARIVATLKQEEDRFFETIEHGMAIVESELAALKAAGDKTFNGDTAFKLHDTYGFPLDLTQDICREHDIAVDAAAFDAAMARQKEQARAAGKFKMAANLEYDGPATTFHGYDALEFKGNVLALYKDGAAVNQLNEGEMGVVVLDNTPFYAESGGQVGDCGVLQSVHGIFAVEDTQKIQATVFGHHGVVKTGAITVGNGVNAKVDVLARARTARNHSATHLLHKALREVLGDHVQQKGSQVDPDKTRFDFVHNQPLTDEEIRRVENIVNAEVLANTANETRVLPIAEAQKLGAMMLFGEKYGDSVRVLDIGSSRELCGGTHVSRTGDIGLFSITAEGGVAAGVRRVEAVTGDNALAYMQGMESALGGVAGTLKVLPKDVHGRVLAVLDQVKKLERELAALKGKLASAQGDDMLTQAVDVKGARVLAALLQGADVNALRETMDKLKDKLKSAAVVLASVIDGKVTLIAGVTADLTGKVKAGELVNMVAQQVGGKGGGRPDMAQAGGTQPENLPAALASVTAWVEGKL is encoded by the coding sequence ATGAAAAGCTCAGAAATCCGCCAGCAATTCCTCGACTTCTTCGCCTCCAAGGGCCACCAGATCGTTTCTTCCAGCTCGCTGGTGCCGCATGAAGACCCGACGCTGCTGTTTACCAATGCCGGGATGAACCAGTTCAAGGACGTTTTCCTCGGTTTCGACAAGCGTCCCTACACGCGCGCCACGACCTCGCAAAAATGCGTGCGCGCCGGCGGCAAGCACAACGACCTGGAAAACGTCGGCTACACGGCGCGCCACCACACCTTCTTCGAAATGCTCGGCAACTTCTCGTTCGGCGACTACTTCAAGCGCGACGCGATCAAGTACGCCTGGGAGCTGCTGACTGAAGTCTACAAACTGCCCAAGGACAAGCTGACCGTCACCGTTTATGCCGAGGACGACGAGGCCTACGACATCTGGACCAAGGAAATCGGCGTGCCGGTTGAGCGCGTCATCCGTATCGGCGACAACAAGGGCGCCCGCTACGCTTCCGACAATTTCTGGATGATGGGCGACACCGGCCCCTGTGGCCCGTGTACCGAAATCTTCTATGACCATGGCGAAAAGCACTGGGGCGGCCCCCCGGGATCGCCGGAAGAAGACGGCGACCGTTTCATCGAAATCTGGAACAACGTCTTCATGCAGTTCAACCGCGATGAAGCCGGTGTCATGCATCCGCTGCCCAAGCCGTCGGTCGATACCGGCATGGGGCTGGAACGCATCTCGGCCGTGCTGCAGGGCGTGCACGCCAACTACGAGATCGACCTGTTCCAGAGCCTGATCAAGGCCGCGGCCCGCGAAACCAGCGATGCCGACATGGACAGCCCGTCGCTCAAGGTGCTGGCCGACCATATTCGCGCCTGCTCCTTCCTGCTGGCCGATGGCGTCATTCCGGGGAACGAAGGCCGTGGTTACGTGCTGCGCCGGATCATTCGCCGCGCCATCCGTCACGGCTACAAGCTGGGCGCCCGTGCAGCCTTCTTCCACAAGATGGTGCCGGACCTCGTCGCCGAAATGGGCATGGCCTACCCGGAGCTGGGTCAGAACCAGGCGCGCATCGTCGCGACGCTGAAGCAGGAAGAAGATCGTTTCTTTGAAACCATCGAGCACGGCATGGCCATCGTCGAGTCCGAACTCGCCGCCCTCAAGGCCGCCGGCGACAAGACCTTCAATGGCGACACGGCGTTCAAGCTGCACGATACCTATGGCTTCCCGCTCGATCTGACGCAGGACATTTGCCGCGAACACGACATTGCCGTCGATGCGGCCGCCTTCGATGCCGCGATGGCCCGTCAGAAGGAGCAGGCGCGTGCCGCTGGCAAGTTCAAGATGGCCGCCAATCTCGAATACGACGGTCCGGCGACGACCTTCCATGGTTACGATGCACTGGAGTTCAAAGGCAACGTGCTGGCGCTGTACAAGGACGGCGCAGCGGTCAACCAGTTGAATGAGGGCGAAATGGGTGTGGTCGTGCTCGACAACACACCGTTCTACGCCGAGTCCGGCGGTCAGGTCGGTGATTGCGGTGTGCTGCAGTCGGTGCATGGCATCTTCGCTGTCGAAGATACGCAGAAGATCCAGGCCACCGTCTTCGGTCATCACGGCGTCGTCAAGACCGGCGCGATCACCGTCGGCAACGGCGTCAATGCCAAGGTCGATGTGCTGGCGCGTGCTCGCACTGCCCGCAACCACTCGGCGACCCATTTGCTGCACAAGGCGCTGCGCGAAGTGCTCGGTGATCACGTTCAGCAGAAGGGTTCGCAGGTCGATCCGGACAAGACCCGTTTCGATTTCGTGCATAACCAGCCGTTGACCGATGAGGAAATCCGCCGCGTCGAAAATATCGTCAATGCCGAGGTGCTGGCCAATACCGCCAACGAAACCCGCGTCCTGCCGATTGCCGAAGCCCAGAAGCTGGGCGCCATGATGCTGTTCGGCGAAAAATACGGCGACAGCGTGCGCGTCCTCGATATTGGCTCTTCGCGCGAACTGTGCGGCGGTACGCACGTTTCGCGGACGGGTGACATCGGTCTGTTCAGCATCACCGCCGAAGGTGGTGTGGCGGCCGGCGTGCGCCGGGTTGAGGCGGTGACCGGCGATAACGCGCTGGCTTACATGCAGGGTATGGAAAGCGCCCTGGGTGGCGTTGCCGGTACGCTCAAGGTGCTGCCTAAGGACGTGCATGGCCGGGTGCTCGCCGTGCTCGATCAGGTCAAGAAGCTGGAGCGTGAACTGGCTGCGCTCAAGGGCAAGCTGGCCTCCGCCCAGGGCGACGACATGCTGACCCAGGCGGTCGACGTCAAGGGCGCCAGGGTTTTGGCTGCGTTGCTGCAGGGGGCGGATGTCAACGCCCTGCGCGAAACCATGGATAAGCTCAAGGACAAACTGAAATCGGCCGCTGTCGTGCTGGCATCGGTGATTGATGGCAAGGTGACGCTGATTGCCGGCGTGACCGCTGATCTGACCGGCAAGGTCAAGGCGGGCGAACTGGTCAATATGGTCGCCCAGCAGGTCGGTGGCAAGGGCGGCGGTCGTCCCGACATGGCGCAGGCGGGCGGTACGCAGCCAGAGAATTTGCCGGCGGCGCTGGCTTCGGTGACGGCGTGGGTCGAGGGCAAGCTCTAG
- a CDS encoding extracellular solute-binding protein → MSHLIRPLFVAVSLALAFSANAAKPAKPAAKQVVVAPVASPDFELAHNLGPLGEEQLQAVVDRFNKESGANLKLTRLEKGEKPAGLNLVRRYDMSDVLTQAKSFVPLYAMMAKAGQPLNLSDLSADLKAGVVDAKGRLVALPLIYSTPVLFYNKNAFRKAKLDPEQPPKTWFEMQGMLDKLQDAGYACPYTTSWPVWVHVDNVSAISGVPAVSDKGQLIFNGLPQVKHVAMMATWTKANYFKLFGRRNEASQHFREGECAMISTDSREHVDFRDAKGVELGVAALPYHDDVYGGRQNSLADGASLWVGAGRSPAEYKQAAKFVSFLLSPEMQVELVRVYGGLPLTAAARAAARSKVLRDGDKTLEVAYASLKGKGASPASHVSDADPVRIITNEELEAVWSDQKPAKAALDTSVTRGNAVLGAKPALKKTQPF, encoded by the coding sequence ATGTCGCATCTGATTCGCCCCTTGTTCGTTGCCGTCAGCCTGGCGCTGGCTTTTTCCGCCAATGCCGCCAAGCCGGCAAAGCCTGCTGCCAAGCAAGTAGTAGTTGCGCCGGTTGCATCGCCCGATTTCGAGCTGGCTCACAACCTCGGGCCGCTGGGCGAAGAGCAACTGCAGGCGGTGGTTGATCGTTTCAACAAGGAAAGCGGCGCCAACCTGAAGCTGACGCGTCTGGAAAAAGGCGAAAAGCCGGCCGGGCTGAACCTGGTTCGTCGTTACGACATGAGCGATGTGCTGACCCAGGCCAAGAGCTTTGTGCCGCTCTACGCGATGATGGCGAAAGCCGGGCAGCCTTTGAATCTGAGCGACCTTTCCGCCGATCTGAAGGCCGGCGTCGTCGATGCCAAGGGCCGTCTGGTCGCCTTGCCGCTGATCTATTCGACGCCGGTCCTGTTCTATAACAAGAATGCTTTCCGCAAGGCCAAGCTCGATCCGGAGCAGCCGCCGAAGACCTGGTTCGAGATGCAGGGCATGCTCGACAAGCTGCAGGATGCCGGCTATGCCTGCCCGTACACGACCTCGTGGCCGGTCTGGGTGCACGTTGATAACGTCAGTGCGATTTCCGGCGTGCCGGCGGTCAGCGACAAGGGCCAGCTGATTTTCAACGGCCTGCCGCAGGTCAAGCATGTGGCGATGATGGCGACCTGGACCAAGGCCAACTACTTCAAGCTGTTCGGTCGGCGCAACGAAGCCAGCCAGCATTTCCGCGAAGGCGAGTGCGCGATGATCAGCACCGATTCGCGCGAGCATGTCGATTTCCGTGATGCCAAGGGGGTCGAGCTCGGTGTGGCGGCGCTGCCGTATCACGACGATGTTTACGGCGGGCGCCAGAACTCGCTGGCCGATGGCGCATCGCTTTGGGTGGGGGCTGGGCGCTCGCCGGCCGAATACAAGCAGGCGGCCAAGTTCGTCTCCTTCCTGTTGTCGCCGGAAATGCAGGTTGAGTTGGTGCGTGTCTATGGCGGCCTGCCCCTCACCGCTGCGGCGCGTGCCGCGGCACGCAGCAAGGTTCTGCGTGATGGCGACAAGACGCTGGAAGTGGCCTATGCCTCGCTCAAGGGCAAGGGCGCCTCGCCGGCTTCGCATGTCTCGGATGCTGATCCGGTGCGCATCATCACCAATGAAGAGCTGGAAGCGGTGTGGAGCGACCAGAAGCCGGCCAAGGCGGCGCTCGATACGTCGGTGACGCGTGGCAATGCCGTGCTCGGCGCCAAGCCGGCGCTGAAAAAGACGCAGCCCTTCTGA
- the ugpQ gene encoding glycerophosphodiester phosphodiesterase: MLPPLPRWFAHRGGGSLAPENTLAGIRLAARMGFRAVEFDVMLSADATPLLIHDETLMRTTNGSGRVCEMPDALLFALDAGGGEPPPRFAEAALLCRQLGLLANIEIKPAQGHDVRTAEVVAGMVADVWHGAAQMPLLSSFSLAALEVARDLAPEIPRGILFDRVPADWLRQLHELQAVTLHCNATYLTDDVLQEAGAAGIPVLCYTVNAAEKAKMLFARGVCSLFTDRLDLFAPETNDYKGLHSPG, encoded by the coding sequence ATGCTGCCGCCGCTGCCGCGCTGGTTTGCCCATCGCGGTGGCGGCTCTCTCGCTCCGGAAAACACGCTGGCCGGCATACGGCTGGCGGCCCGCATGGGATTCCGGGCGGTCGAGTTTGACGTGATGCTCAGTGCCGACGCCACGCCGCTGCTGATTCACGATGAAACCCTGATGCGCACGACCAATGGCAGCGGCCGGGTCTGCGAAATGCCGGATGCGCTGCTATTCGCCCTGGATGCCGGCGGTGGCGAGCCACCGCCGCGCTTTGCCGAGGCGGCACTCCTTTGCCGGCAGCTCGGCTTGCTGGCCAATATCGAGATCAAGCCGGCGCAGGGGCATGACGTCCGTACCGCCGAGGTGGTTGCCGGGATGGTGGCCGACGTGTGGCACGGCGCGGCGCAAATGCCTTTGCTTTCTTCCTTTTCCCTGGCCGCGCTGGAAGTTGCCCGCGATCTGGCGCCGGAGATTCCGCGCGGCATCCTGTTTGATCGGGTGCCGGCCGACTGGCTGCGCCAGTTGCACGAACTGCAGGCGGTAACCCTGCATTGCAATGCAACTTACCTGACCGATGATGTATTGCAGGAAGCCGGGGCGGCCGGCATTCCCGTGCTTTGCTATACGGTCAACGCCGCAGAAAAGGCAAAAATGCTTTTCGCGCGTGGCGTGTGCTCGTTATTTACCGATCGCCTCGACCTGTTTGCGCCGGAAACAAACGATTACAAAGGCTTGCATTCTCCCGGCTGA